One genomic segment of Rivularia sp. PCC 7116 includes these proteins:
- a CDS encoding 7-carboxy-7-deazaguanine synthase QueE, which yields MTTTTAVNENASLIEVFSAIQGEGLNVGTRQIFIRFAFCDLRCHFCDSAHTWNAPATCRIEQTPGSRDFEICSNPVSLSMLIEWVERQNIPCLHDSISLTGGEPLLHARFLSKFLPKIRLTTGLPIYLESGGHRPQQLAMILPYLDSVGMDLKLPSVSGESRWQEHENFLQICYEAQIEIFVKIIISQNTNPAELKRSAELVAAVNPAIPVFLQPVTPLGSTEQLTDFPLIVPTPKQVIDWQALMKNFLKSVRVVPQTHKMINQL from the coding sequence ATGACTACCACAACTGCTGTTAATGAAAACGCCAGCCTGATAGAAGTCTTCTCCGCAATTCAAGGAGAGGGACTTAATGTTGGAACACGCCAAATTTTTATTCGTTTTGCCTTTTGTGACTTGCGCTGTCACTTTTGTGATAGCGCTCATACTTGGAATGCACCCGCCACTTGTAGAATCGAGCAAACTCCTGGGTCTCGCGATTTTGAAATTTGCTCAAATCCTGTTTCTTTATCCATGTTAATTGAATGGGTTGAGCGGCAAAATATACCTTGCTTACACGATAGCATTAGCTTAACTGGAGGCGAGCCTCTACTCCATGCCAGGTTTTTATCAAAATTTTTACCAAAAATCCGCTTGACCACTGGTTTACCTATATACCTAGAATCTGGGGGACATCGCCCCCAACAACTCGCTATGATTCTACCTTACTTGGACTCTGTAGGTATGGATCTTAAGCTACCTAGCGTCAGTGGTGAAAGTCGTTGGCAAGAACACGAAAATTTTCTCCAAATATGCTATGAGGCTCAAATCGAAATCTTCGTAAAAATCATTATTTCCCAAAATACGAATCCCGCAGAATTGAAACGTTCGGCTGAGTTAGTAGCTGCTGTAAATCCCGCAATACCAGTCTTTTTGCAGCCCGTCACTCCTTTAGGTTCGACCGAACAATTGACAGATTTTCCACTAATTGTTCCTACTCCAAAGCAAGTTATTGATTGGCAGGCTTTGATGAAAAACTTCCTTAAATCAGTCCGCGTTGTACCCCAAACTCACAAAATGATTAATCAGCTATGA
- a CDS encoding DUF3318 domain-containing protein has product MTSYATSSAKAEMSELRRLKGLLPPELQSWVTVEGTTEVNPPLVRSEEIGKDQVEIQIDLAKWDELAMDQRNLLFWHEVARIQNDTIPKDGWEMAALAIGLGGAVGELWVQDGLLLVLALALCGVSGWRLFQKNNGEKQARELIEADEKAIALATRFGYSLPNAYKSLGSALKTLIEKSPSKRQRSKYEARLSALKRSANKAKSKSRNMDEGGY; this is encoded by the coding sequence ATGACATCTTACGCAACCTCTTCTGCAAAAGCAGAAATGAGCGAACTCCGGCGATTGAAAGGCTTATTACCCCCAGAATTACAAAGCTGGGTTACGGTTGAAGGCACTACTGAGGTCAATCCGCCTCTAGTTCGTAGTGAAGAAATCGGTAAAGACCAGGTAGAAATCCAAATTGACCTGGCAAAATGGGATGAGTTAGCAATGGATCAGCGAAATTTGCTGTTCTGGCACGAAGTCGCTCGCATTCAAAACGATACCATCCCCAAAGATGGCTGGGAAATGGCAGCCTTGGCGATAGGCTTAGGCGGCGCTGTAGGCGAATTGTGGGTACAGGATGGATTGCTTTTAGTACTTGCATTAGCCTTGTGTGGCGTTTCCGGCTGGCGACTGTTTCAAAAAAACAATGGCGAAAAGCAAGCCAGAGAATTGATTGAAGCTGATGAAAAAGCCATTGCTTTAGCAACTCGCTTTGGCTATAGTTTGCCAAATGCTTACAAGAGTTTAGGTAGCGCTTTAAAAACCTTAATTGAAAAATCTCCTAGCAAGCGCCAGAGGTCGAAATATGAAGCCCGACTTTCTGCACTCAAGCGCAGTGCTAATAAAGCCAAATCTAAATCTCGAAATATGGATGAAGGCGGATATTAA
- a CDS encoding carboxylesterase: protein MDNYSVTTANIIEKAINLEQTLPIKNQACSSKFFFHSKPTQKVYVFFHGFTAGPYQFEPLGKRLFEAGYNVLIPLQPGHGVAGDFNGDNPPPLPLKREVYQSYATSWLKIAQILGDKVIVGGLSSGGTLAAWLALEYYHQIEKAILFSPYLSSKNAAVDFAVEVLPIYFEWFNKDNPGNFGYKGFEIPALRLFLDMGQEILEKANNNPLSPMFIITSEGDAVIDRSDLKELFESVIDKQPLSWYFCFDKLFDIPHTMMTELEGNNFVGLLNTVAKAYLESDISWNQVLKIGSQILQGQTFDSAVKDLGLIERVSPDLSVMLSVINKKVIVDFSSVEI from the coding sequence ATGGATAACTATTCTGTAACTACAGCAAACATAATTGAGAAAGCTATAAATTTGGAACAGACTTTACCAATAAAAAATCAAGCTTGTAGTTCCAAGTTCTTTTTTCACTCCAAACCAACTCAAAAGGTTTACGTTTTTTTTCATGGCTTTACTGCTGGTCCCTACCAGTTTGAACCGTTAGGGAAGAGACTATTTGAAGCTGGCTATAATGTTTTAATTCCTTTGCAACCTGGTCATGGTGTAGCAGGAGATTTTAATGGTGATAATCCACCTCCTTTACCATTGAAGCGTGAAGTATACCAAAGCTATGCGACTTCATGGCTAAAAATTGCTCAAATATTAGGTGATAAAGTAATAGTTGGAGGGTTATCAAGTGGTGGAACTTTGGCTGCTTGGTTAGCATTAGAATATTATCATCAAATCGAAAAAGCTATATTATTCTCTCCTTATTTAAGTAGTAAAAATGCAGCTGTAGATTTTGCTGTAGAAGTACTGCCGATTTATTTTGAATGGTTTAATAAAGATAATCCCGGTAATTTTGGTTATAAAGGCTTTGAGATTCCGGCATTGCGGCTGTTTTTAGATATGGGTCAGGAAATTCTGGAAAAAGCAAATAATAATCCGTTGTCACCGATGTTTATTATTACTAGTGAAGGTGATGCAGTTATTGACCGTAGCGATTTGAAAGAATTATTTGAATCTGTAATTGATAAACAACCGTTATCTTGGTATTTCTGTTTTGATAAACTATTTGATATTCCCCATACGATGATGACGGAGCTTGAGGGAAATAATTTTGTTGGATTATTAAATACTGTTGCGAAGGCTTATTTGGAAAGCGATATTAGTTGGAATCAGGTTTTGAAAATTGGAAGTCAAATTTTACAAGGTCAAACTTTTGATAGTGCGGTTAAGGATTTAGGTTTGATAGAAAGGGTTTCTCCAGATTTATCGGTGATGTTGTCGGTAATAAACAAGAAAGTGATTGTTGATTTTTCTAGTGTAGAAATATAA
- a CDS encoding ferredoxin:protochlorophyllide reductase (ATP-dependent) subunit N — MTVAEPQALNFECETGNYHTFCPISCVAWLYQKIEDSFFLVIGTKTCGYFLQNAMGVMIFAEPRYAMAELEEGDISAQLNDYEELKRLCLQIKRDRNPSVIVWIGTCTTEIIKMDLEGLAPRLEAEIGIPVVVARANGLDYAFTQGEDTVLAAMANRCPKEAPQVEKEKEERNGIQKLLNFGKKKEEVIEEDSEYVDHPPLVLFGSLPDPVVTQLTLELKKQGIKVTGWLPEKRFTELPVIEEGYYVAGVNPFLSRTATTLMRRRKCKLIGAPFPIGPDGTRAWIEKMCSVFGITPKGLDEREAKIWESLEEYVKLIRGKSVFFMGDNLLEISLARFLIRCGMTVPEIGIPYMDKRYQAAELQLLEKTCHEMNVPLPRIVEKPDNYNQIQRINELNPDLVITGMAHANPLEARGINTKWSVEFTFAQIHGFTNARDILELVTRPLRRNNSLKDLGWDKLVKEEAKV; from the coding sequence ATGACAGTTGCTGAACCACAAGCTTTAAATTTTGAATGTGAAACAGGTAATTACCACACTTTTTGTCCGATTAGCTGCGTAGCGTGGTTATATCAAAAAATCGAAGATAGTTTCTTTTTGGTAATAGGCACAAAAACTTGCGGTTACTTCTTACAAAACGCAATGGGGGTAATGATTTTCGCAGAACCCCGTTATGCAATGGCAGAATTGGAAGAAGGGGATATCTCGGCACAACTCAACGATTATGAAGAACTCAAAAGATTGTGCTTGCAGATAAAACGCGATCGCAATCCCAGCGTAATTGTCTGGATTGGCACCTGCACCACTGAAATTATTAAAATGGACTTGGAGGGTTTAGCTCCCAGATTAGAGGCTGAAATCGGCATCCCTGTGGTGGTAGCGCGGGCAAATGGATTGGATTATGCTTTCACTCAAGGAGAAGATACCGTTTTAGCCGCAATGGCTAATCGCTGTCCCAAGGAAGCACCCCAAGTAGAAAAAGAGAAAGAAGAGCGTAACGGCATTCAAAAACTGCTCAATTTTGGTAAGAAAAAAGAAGAAGTAATTGAAGAAGATTCGGAATACGTAGATCATCCACCCTTAGTTCTTTTTGGTTCCTTACCCGATCCAGTTGTCACTCAGTTGACTTTGGAACTTAAGAAGCAGGGAATCAAGGTAACAGGTTGGCTACCCGAAAAAAGATTTACAGAACTGCCTGTAATTGAAGAAGGCTATTATGTCGCTGGAGTCAATCCCTTTCTCAGCCGCACCGCTACAACCTTAATGCGGCGACGAAAATGTAAATTAATTGGGGCACCATTTCCTATAGGTCCCGATGGCACCCGCGCTTGGATTGAAAAAATGTGTTCGGTATTCGGTATTACCCCCAAAGGTTTAGACGAAAGAGAAGCGAAAATTTGGGAGAGCTTGGAAGAATACGTGAAGTTAATTCGCGGTAAATCCGTGTTCTTCATGGGAGATAATTTGCTCGAAATATCTTTAGCCAGATTCTTAATTCGCTGTGGAATGACTGTTCCAGAAATTGGTATTCCCTACATGGATAAGCGCTATCAAGCTGCTGAATTGCAACTTTTAGAAAAAACTTGTCATGAAATGAACGTACCTCTTCCCAGAATTGTTGAAAAACCAGATAACTACAATCAAATTCAGCGAATTAACGAATTAAATCCCGACTTAGTAATCACTGGAATGGCTCACGCTAATCCTTTAGAGGCGCGGGGAATAAATACCAAATGGTCGGTAGAATTTACCTTTGCTCAAATTCACGGCTTTACCAATGCAAGAGACATTTTAGAATTAGTAACTCGTCCCTTGCGTCGGAATAATAGCTTGAAAGATTTGGGTTGGGATAAATTAGTTAAAGAAGAAGCGAAAGTTTAA
- a CDS encoding DUF5331 domain-containing protein — protein MAFFYSFTDSLKQKWLQFYASNRDWIKLHMEVDSVYTPDGGKRPSSYLILGVANALEPKLAQLMLPFSKLNADADTLIEVLDLHFDPDTELGEQPIQPESESQEESETSEFSVDENSDEFAGVATFGEDAHEVENIAAPDMDLGDSHDGTLVVEEAWGGQELEENFSTEESGLDDIQVEGLGDISESAEKSNDKEPQQNLNAESEDAFGDISFDEFKDGDSTGFGDALTDVWSEESAQKDNEIFSGEDMSDGSIDDSEIARLFPNS, from the coding sequence ATGGCTTTCTTTTATAGTTTCACGGATTCTTTAAAGCAGAAGTGGTTGCAATTCTACGCCTCGAATCGCGACTGGATTAAATTACATATGGAAGTGGACTCGGTTTACACACCAGACGGTGGTAAGCGCCCATCTTCTTACCTCATTCTGGGAGTAGCAAATGCCCTGGAACCAAAATTAGCGCAGTTAATGCTGCCATTTTCCAAGCTAAATGCAGACGCTGATACATTGATTGAAGTGCTTGATTTGCATTTCGATCCGGATACAGAACTCGGAGAACAGCCCATACAGCCAGAATCCGAAAGCCAAGAGGAGTCAGAAACTTCAGAATTCTCGGTAGATGAAAACTCAGACGAATTTGCCGGTGTTGCAACATTTGGAGAAGATGCTCACGAAGTAGAAAATATTGCGGCTCCAGATATGGACTTGGGGGATTCTCACGACGGAACTTTGGTAGTAGAAGAAGCTTGGGGTGGACAAGAGTTAGAAGAAAACTTTAGCACCGAAGAAAGCGGATTAGATGATATCCAAGTTGAAGGTTTGGGAGATATTTCTGAGAGTGCAGAGAAATCAAACGATAAAGAACCCCAGCAAAACCTAAATGCGGAATCTGAAGACGCATTTGGCGATATTTCTTTTGACGAGTTCAAAGATGGCGATAGCACTGGCTTCGGTGATGCGCTAACAGATGTATGGAGTGAAGAATCCGCACAAAAAGATAACGAAATTTTTTCAGGGGAAGATATGAGTGACGGTTCTATTGATGATTCGGAAATAGCCCGCCTCTTCCCCAACAGCTAA
- the bchL gene encoding ferredoxin:protochlorophyllide reductase (ATP-dependent) iron-sulfur ATP-binding protein, with the protein MRLAVYGKGGIGKSTTSCNISVALAKRGKKVLQIGCDPKHDSTFTLTGFLIPTIIDTLQEKDFHYEDIWPEDVIYKGYGGVDCVEAGGPPAGAGCGGYVVGETVKLLKELNAFDEYDVILFDVLGDVVCGGFAAPLNYADYCLIVTDNGFDALFAANRIAASVREKARTHPLRLAGLIGNRTSKRDLIEKYIESVPMPVLEVLPLIEDIRVSRVKGKTLFEMAETEPSLNFVCDYYLSIADQLLARPEGVVPQDAQDRELFSLLSDFYLNPNKPQVPNPEEELDLMIV; encoded by the coding sequence GTGAGACTAGCAGTTTACGGAAAAGGCGGAATCGGTAAATCCACAACGAGTTGTAATATTTCCGTTGCCTTAGCTAAGCGCGGTAAAAAAGTTCTACAAATTGGTTGTGACCCCAAACACGATAGTACCTTCACCTTGACAGGATTTTTGATTCCAACAATTATTGATACCCTACAGGAAAAAGATTTTCACTACGAAGATATTTGGCCCGAAGACGTTATTTATAAGGGCTATGGCGGAGTTGATTGTGTAGAAGCTGGTGGTCCTCCAGCAGGTGCTGGCTGTGGCGGTTATGTTGTTGGCGAAACCGTAAAATTACTCAAGGAACTCAATGCCTTTGATGAGTATGATGTAATATTGTTCGACGTTCTGGGTGACGTAGTTTGTGGTGGTTTTGCAGCACCGCTTAATTATGCCGACTATTGTCTAATAGTTACAGACAATGGCTTTGACGCTTTATTTGCGGCTAATCGAATTGCTGCTTCCGTCAGAGAAAAAGCCCGGACTCATCCCCTGCGATTAGCAGGTTTGATTGGCAACCGTACCTCAAAACGCGATTTAATTGAAAAATATATTGAATCGGTTCCGATGCCAGTTTTAGAAGTTCTACCTCTCATAGAAGATATCCGTGTTTCCCGAGTCAAAGGTAAGACTTTATTTGAAATGGCAGAGACAGAACCTTCTCTAAACTTCGTTTGCGACTATTATCTCAGCATTGCCGACCAGCTTTTGGCACGTCCCGAGGGGGTAGTTCCACAGGATGCTCAAGATAGAGAATTATTCTCATTGTTGTCAGATTTTTATCTAAATCCGAATAAACCACAGGTTCCTAATCCCGAAGAGGAACTAGACTTAATGATTGTATAA
- a CDS encoding TIGR02450 family Trp-rich protein produces the protein MAKKQKFPYLLGSKWTSGHKIDGWRHFQVINRKNQGKWVYAEMIASCDSNVRFWINAKLLQDRSNWQPGWQSLQEMAQTENEDVC, from the coding sequence ATGGCTAAAAAACAGAAATTCCCTTATTTACTCGGTTCTAAATGGACATCTGGACACAAAATTGATGGTTGGCGTCATTTTCAGGTGATTAACCGCAAAAATCAAGGTAAGTGGGTATATGCAGAAATGATTGCTTCTTGCGACAGTAATGTTCGTTTCTGGATTAACGCCAAGCTGTTACAAGATAGATCCAATTGGCAACCGGGCTGGCAGTCTTTACAGGAAATGGCTCAAACTGAAAATGAAGATGTTTGTTGA
- the clpB gene encoding ATP-dependent chaperone ClpB has protein sequence MQPTNPNQFTEKAWEAITHTPETAKQYQQQQIESEHLMKALLEQDGLAAPTFTKVGANPQKIKERTEEFIKSQPKVSGSSSSVYLGRSLDTLLDRADGYRKEFGDEYISIEHLLLAYARDDRFGKGLFKEFGIDERKLKDTIKQIRGSQKVTDQNPEGKYQSLEKYGRDLTQAASEGKLDPVIGRDDEIRRTIQILSRRTKNNPVLIGEPGVGKTAIAEGLAQRIIAGDVPQSLKDRKLIALDMGALIAGAKFRGEFEERLKAVLKEVTESQGNIVLFIDEIHTVVGAGATQGAMDAGNLLKPMLARGELRCIGATTLDEYRKYIEKDAALERRFQQVYVDQPSVEDTVSILRGLKERYEVHHGVKIADSSLVAAATLSNRYITDRFLPDKAIDLVDEAAARLKMEITSKPEELDEIDRKILQLEMEKLSLQKESDAASRERLERLEKELADFKEEQRALSGQWQSEKDVITKIQSVKEEIDRVNVEIQQAERDYDLNRAAELKYGKLTDLHRQLETAETELSQAQHSGKSLLREEVTEADIAEVISKWTGIPISKLVESEKEKLLQLEDELHNRVVGQDEAVTAIADAIQRSRAGLADPNRPIASFIFLGPTGVGKTELGKALASYMFDTEEAMVRIDMSEYMEKHAVSRLVGAPPGYVGYEEGGQLTEAIRRRPYAVILFDEIEKAHPDVFNIMLQILDDGRVTDSQGRTVDFKNTIIIMTSNIGSQFILDVAGDDSGYEEMRTRVMEAMRSSFRPEFLNRIDEIIFFHALQKSELRKIVQLQVERLRHRLADRKMSLKLADAALDFLAEVGYDPVFGARPLKRAIQRELETQIAKSILRGEFNDGDTIFVDVENERLVFKRVPSELVTI, from the coding sequence ATGCAACCTACTAATCCAAACCAATTTACTGAGAAAGCCTGGGAGGCTATAACTCATACTCCCGAGACTGCAAAACAATATCAACAGCAGCAGATTGAAAGCGAGCATTTAATGAAAGCTCTGCTGGAACAAGATGGATTGGCTGCACCAACTTTTACTAAGGTGGGGGCGAATCCTCAAAAAATTAAAGAGCGCACTGAAGAGTTTATCAAAAGTCAACCAAAAGTATCCGGTAGCAGCAGTTCTGTATATTTAGGACGTAGTTTAGATACTCTTTTAGATCGAGCCGATGGATACCGTAAGGAATTTGGTGACGAATATATTTCTATTGAACATTTATTGCTAGCTTACGCTAGGGATGACCGCTTCGGTAAAGGCTTATTTAAAGAATTCGGCATAGACGAAAGGAAATTAAAAGATACCATTAAGCAAATAAGAGGGAGTCAAAAAGTGACTGACCAAAATCCAGAAGGTAAGTATCAATCTCTGGAAAAATATGGACGGGACTTAACTCAAGCTGCTAGTGAAGGTAAGCTCGATCCTGTTATCGGACGCGATGATGAAATTCGTCGTACCATTCAGATTTTGTCGCGACGTACTAAAAATAACCCCGTATTAATCGGCGAACCTGGTGTTGGTAAAACTGCGATCGCTGAAGGTTTAGCACAGCGAATAATTGCTGGAGATGTACCGCAATCGCTTAAGGATCGTAAATTAATCGCATTGGATATGGGTGCTTTGATTGCAGGTGCGAAGTTCCGGGGTGAATTTGAGGAACGTCTGAAAGCTGTATTGAAAGAAGTTACCGAGTCGCAAGGCAATATAGTTCTATTTATTGATGAAATTCATACCGTTGTAGGTGCCGGTGCAACTCAGGGCGCTATGGATGCGGGTAATTTACTCAAGCCGATGTTGGCTCGGGGTGAATTGCGCTGTATTGGAGCAACAACTTTAGACGAATATCGTAAATATATTGAAAAGGATGCGGCTTTAGAAAGACGTTTCCAACAAGTTTATGTCGATCAACCCAGTGTGGAAGACACTGTTTCAATTCTTCGTGGTTTGAAGGAACGGTATGAAGTTCACCACGGTGTAAAGATTGCCGATAGTTCTTTGGTGGCGGCTGCGACTTTGTCAAATCGTTATATTACCGACCGCTTTTTACCTGATAAGGCGATTGATTTGGTGGACGAAGCGGCGGCGCGTTTGAAGATGGAAATTACATCTAAACCCGAAGAGTTAGACGAAATTGACCGCAAGATTCTGCAATTAGAAATGGAAAAGCTATCGCTACAAAAGGAAAGCGATGCGGCTTCAAGGGAACGTTTAGAAAGGTTAGAAAAAGAACTTGCCGATTTTAAAGAAGAGCAGCGTGCTTTAAGCGGTCAATGGCAGTCGGAAAAAGATGTAATTACAAAAATTCAGTCGGTAAAAGAAGAAATTGACCGAGTTAACGTAGAAATTCAGCAAGCGGAACGGGATTATGACCTGAATCGGGCTGCTGAATTGAAATATGGTAAGTTAACTGATTTACATCGTCAGTTGGAAACTGCTGAAACAGAACTTTCACAAGCACAGCATAGCGGTAAATCTTTGTTGCGAGAAGAAGTAACCGAAGCCGATATTGCTGAAGTAATTTCTAAATGGACGGGTATCCCCATCAGCAAGTTAGTGGAATCCGAAAAAGAGAAATTGTTGCAGCTTGAAGATGAATTGCACAATCGGGTTGTCGGTCAAGATGAAGCTGTAACTGCGATTGCTGATGCAATCCAACGTTCTCGTGCGGGTTTAGCCGACCCCAATCGTCCCATAGCTAGCTTTATTTTCCTCGGTCCTACTGGTGTTGGTAAAACTGAATTGGGTAAAGCTTTAGCTTCTTATATGTTCGATACCGAAGAAGCGATGGTACGGATTGATATGTCCGAATACATGGAAAAACATGCCGTTTCTCGCTTAGTCGGTGCCCCTCCGGGATACGTTGGTTACGAAGAAGGCGGACAATTGACCGAAGCTATTCGTCGTCGTCCTTATGCGGTAATTCTCTTCGATGAAATTGAGAAAGCGCATCCGGATGTATTTAACATCATGCTGCAAATCCTTGATGATGGAAGAGTCACCGATTCCCAAGGTAGGACGGTGGATTTCAAAAATACGATTATCATCATGACAAGCAACATCGGTTCTCAGTTTATTCTTGATGTGGCTGGAGATGATTCTGGTTATGAAGAAATGCGTACCAGAGTTATGGAAGCAATGCGGAGCAGTTTCCGTCCGGAGTTCCTCAACCGTATTGATGAAATTATCTTCTTCCATGCTTTACAAAAATCCGAATTACGCAAAATTGTCCAGCTACAGGTAGAAAGATTGCGTCACAGATTAGCTGACCGCAAAATGTCTTTGAAGCTTGCCGATGCTGCTCTAGATTTCTTAGCAGAGGTTGGATACGATCCGGTGTTCGGTGCCCGCCCGCTAAAACGTGCGATTCAGCGCGAATTAGAAACCCAAATTGCGAAGTCAATTTTACGCGGCGAATTCAACGACGGGGATACTATTTTTGTTGATGTTGAAAACGAGCGCCTAGTTTTTAAGCGCGTTCCTTCGGAATTAGTAACCATTTAA
- a CDS encoding protein kinase: MIGQLLAGRYKVLQILAEGGFGQTYICSDIHLPGKPKCVLKHLKTTSTSPETLEAARRLFQKEADTLQQLGNHGQIPRLLAYFDDNNQFYLVQELIEGHSLSRELLPGNKLSQSQVVAILSEILSILQFVHSQGVIHRDIKPDNLIRRASDNKLVLIDFGAIKQLRNQTATKTGKHNVTLVVGTRGYMPSEQIRRLPRSSSDIYALGMIGIQALTGVYPYELQDDPNTGEILWEHLREVDPAFAEVLNKMTRYHFKERYQTVDEVIQALKGLPVPEVPDVVENNAASVVYELTLEWLEGNDLKTYKITNNQFSKIPGKIRIGRNPPDCDVVLLEPTVSALHVEIFFNPEKEKFYLRNLRHKNPPILDGQLLLAGEMPLSGSSILRLGQQNITVKDITSTEYTNNCIPAYYNSKNFAAEPQQPVVKTARLPKISSISEQPPSTTSPLKPTPEMPILKNVLPLGVKSIGIATVLASVGGFALVNAGNLGKTNSQHNNLLSQLPEQCRIVRSDLNKLPKLRHQPHRDAKTFKELNKGEKLLILDDKGYFFKVKLSDDTEGWIFYDQVRLCD, encoded by the coding sequence ATGATTGGTCAGTTACTAGCAGGACGTTATAAAGTACTCCAAATATTGGCTGAAGGAGGCTTTGGACAAACTTATATATGTTCGGATATTCACCTTCCCGGAAAACCTAAATGCGTTCTCAAGCATTTAAAGACCACTAGTACTTCACCGGAAACTTTGGAAGCAGCGAGAAGATTGTTTCAAAAAGAAGCCGATACATTACAACAGTTGGGAAATCACGGTCAAATTCCCAGACTATTAGCTTACTTTGATGATAATAATCAATTTTATCTAGTACAAGAATTAATTGAAGGACATTCTCTAAGTAGAGAATTGCTTCCGGGTAACAAGTTAAGTCAAAGCCAGGTTGTGGCTATTTTGAGCGAAATATTATCTATTTTGCAGTTTGTCCACAGTCAAGGAGTAATTCACCGAGACATAAAGCCGGATAATCTGATTAGACGTGCTTCTGACAATAAATTAGTATTAATTGATTTTGGCGCAATCAAACAATTACGAAATCAAACCGCAACAAAAACCGGAAAACACAACGTCACATTAGTTGTAGGAACTCGCGGCTACATGCCTTCCGAACAAATCAGACGTTTACCGCGTTCTAGTAGTGATATTTATGCTTTGGGTATGATAGGTATTCAAGCCTTAACGGGCGTGTATCCCTACGAACTTCAAGACGATCCCAATACCGGAGAAATTTTGTGGGAGCATCTTAGAGAAGTAGATCCAGCATTTGCCGAAGTTCTAAATAAGATGACTCGCTATCATTTCAAAGAGCGCTACCAAACTGTAGATGAAGTAATACAAGCATTAAAAGGATTACCGGTTCCTGAAGTTCCCGATGTAGTAGAAAACAATGCTGCGAGTGTCGTATACGAACTGACTTTAGAATGGCTAGAAGGGAACGATTTAAAAACTTATAAAATTACTAATAACCAGTTTAGTAAAATACCGGGAAAAATTCGTATCGGTCGCAACCCCCCAGATTGCGATGTCGTTTTATTAGAGCCAACAGTATCTGCGCTACATGTAGAAATATTTTTCAATCCAGAAAAAGAAAAATTTTATTTGCGAAATCTCCGTCACAAAAATCCACCTATTCTCGATGGTCAATTACTTTTAGCGGGAGAAATGCCACTTTCGGGTTCTAGTATACTGCGTTTGGGACAGCAGAACATAACAGTAAAAGATATTACTTCTACAGAATATACTAACAACTGTATTCCTGCTTATTACAATAGTAAAAATTTTGCAGCAGAACCACAGCAGCCTGTAGTTAAAACTGCTCGACTTCCTAAAATCAGCAGCATATCAGAACAACCGCCATCTACCACTTCACCTTTAAAACCAACTCCGGAGATGCCAATACTAAAGAATGTATTGCCATTAGGGGTAAAAAGCATAGGGATAGCGACTGTTTTGGCTAGCGTCGGAGGATTCGCATTAGTAAATGCTGGCAATTTGGGCAAAACAAACTCGCAACATAATAATTTGTTGTCACAATTGCCCGAACAGTGTCGTATTGTCAGATCGGATTTAAATAAATTGCCAAAATTACGCCATCAACCTCATAGGGATGCAAAAACATTCAAAGAATTGAATAAAGGTGAAAAATTGTTAATTCTTGATGATAAAGGTTATTTTTTCAAGGTTAAGCTTTCTGATGATACTGAAGGCTGGATTTTTTATGACCAGGTAAGGCTTTGCGATTGA
- a CDS encoding Nif11-like leader peptide family natural product precursor, whose protein sequence is MSLEQVDAFYENLMTNQEIYEQYYKSCSIKGVFGVWNWDKKKIVTFAASLGYEFTEPELDQVLFDTGSTVRDQTLNLR, encoded by the coding sequence ATGTCGTTAGAACAGGTTGATGCTTTCTACGAAAATTTGATGACAAATCAAGAAATTTACGAACAATATTATAAAAGTTGTTCCATTAAAGGCGTTTTTGGTGTGTGGAATTGGGATAAAAAGAAAATAGTCACTTTTGCTGCTAGCTTAGGTTATGAATTCACCGAGCCAGAATTAGATCAAGTTTTGTTTGATACAGGTTCTACAGTTCGCGATCAAACGTTGAATTTACGTTAA